Sequence from the Colletotrichum higginsianum IMI 349063 chromosome 6, whole genome shotgun sequence genome:
AAGAGCTTCTGCTTTTTGGTCGTAGTAACTTGTTGGTATTAGTCGCTTTTGGTCCCCTCCGAAGCCTTACAAGAGTGACAACACGCGAGCTGAGCCATATTATTAGTTTTACTTCTTCCCTCCCACACTTTGCTCTTTgtccttcctcctccccctcctcctcctccgatGATTCTTGTTTACATTGAGATTTTCTCTTCAGTATTatctcttttcttcttcgacatACCCCGAGCAGGTAATCTTGGACCGCACCAGCATCCTATCACACCAGCTGTATCTTCGTAGACACTACACCGCACTGAGTTTCCGCACTCTGCAAATCACAAACCCCTGCCCAACTAGTTATCAACTGCCTCCGACGTTGCACTCGTCAATTGTACTTGCGCTGTCGGCGCGATCCCTCGGTCTGTTCCAGGACCGattgatgccgccgccgcccgaccATAACTCCAACAAACCAGTACCTACGGGTCTCCTTCTACTCATTGACTGGTGGTCACCAACATCATGgacggccacggccaaggTCTCGGCTTGCGGGACAATGATGCCCAGAACCCAAACCAGTTTCagatgacctcgtcgacagAATGGCAGCCCGCCCATTCCTTCGCCCGGAAACCAGTCAACGCGACccagccggcgccggcaccgacaacgccggcaccgatcggcggtggcgacggcggcggcggcggcggccagcaaTACGGGAGAAGCCCGCCAGCACAGTTCGCAACATCGCCACAACCGACCTTCTCAGAAAGagtcgccgctgccggcgcgGCCGCCTATTTCCCGGCCCCGTCCGCCGATcacgaccacgacggcaTCTCATCACACCCGCGAccccggccgacgccgctgcAGATGCACCCGGTCGACTACTCGAGATACTCGCCCTCGTACTCGGGCCTCAGCACGCCCTACACCGGCGGCCTCTCGACGGGTGGTCTCTCGACAGGAGGCCTCGCGTccagcaacaacaagcaAATGTACGTCCGCGTCGACTCGcagtcctcggcggccggtCTActctcgccgccgtggcagggcggcggcgatggccacccgcccccgccgccgctgcccccGGGCGCCGTCCGGCAGCAGTCCATGTACTATCCCCCGGAGCCCCTCGGCCTCTACAACCGGTACTGGCACCCGTCCTGGAACATGTACTTCTTTCTCTTTGCCGGTATCGCCTTCGCGCTCGGCCACCACTTCTTCTACGCGCGGCTCGACGGCActgtcgccgacggccagaTCCGCATGCTGCGCTACGGCGCCGCGCTGTCGTTCCTCAGCAAGGCCAGTCTCGCGTCCGCCGTGATCCTAGCGTTCCGTCAGCGCGTGTGGATGACGGTCCGGCGCAAGATGCTcaccctcggcgccgtcgactcgctcttcgccgccgccgaggacatgACGGCCATCTTCAACGTCGAGGTCTTCCGCCAGGCCCGCGTCGCCATGATCCTCGCCATCTACGTCTGGTGCACgcctctcgtcgtcgtcctcaccTCCGACACCCTCACCGCCCAGCCGGCCACCATGCGCGAGGACACCATGTGCCCCTCGATCCGCACCCTCAACTTCTCCCAGGAGGAGACCAACGACTTCCGCACGACGCCCAAGATTCTCAACCTGTTCGAGCTCTCCGTTTCCATGTGGAACAAGACCAGCGACGACCAGTCGGCCGACCACTTCTTCGACTACTGGATCGGCACGAGCTGGCAGTTCGAAGAGATCTCCACgtccgccgtcctcggcaagAAGCCCATGGTCAGGACCAACGCGAGCATCGACATCTGCGGCTCGGGCTACAACTGCACCTTCTCCATCAAGTTCCAGGGCCCCGGCTACAAGTGCGAGGAGCTCGccagcggcgtcggcgcgaCCCCGAAGAAGctcaacggcgccgacgtgcccTTCAACATGAGCATGCTCGCGCCCGTCGGCAACCACACCTACATCGCCCACGCCACCCTCGGCGAGTATCAGAACCCGCAGATGAACGACTCGTGGCCCGGCGGCATCCCCAAGATCGACCCTCCCTTCCCGCCgcacctcggcgccctgcGCACCGAGCcgcccctcttcttcggctaCGCCCACGTCGACGAGCCCTCGCTCGACCAGCCCTCCAACATGTCGGACCCGCGCTGGGCCACGGCCTACACGCCCAAGGTGTTCGGCTGCGAGCACCGTGAGACCGAGTACGAGGTCGACTTCGCCTACACGGGCCTCGCCCAGAAGGCGCGCGTCCGGAGCCGCCGCTTCCTCgaccgcgtcgtcgacaccCGCTACCtccccggcgtcgacgcccaggACGGCACCGCCGACAACACCACGGCCACCCCCGAGTCCAACTACATCCTGCCCAAGGACGTCGCCCGCTACCGCCGCGCCATGGCCTACCACTCCATCGGCCTGCAGTTCCGCAGCTTCGTCAACGGCACCATCTTTCAGCccaacaccaacgccaacacAAAGGTCCTCCAGACCCGCATCCTCGACCAGCATAACtacctcgtcgtcaaggactTCATGAAGGAGGTCCAGGGCCTCTACGAGGACATTATCCTCTCCATGTTCGCCCAGccccgcctcctcgccgtcgtctgggCCAACGACACCTCCGTCAAGTCGGGCAACGAAAAGGGCGCCGACATGCTGTACCCCTGCACCCGCGAGCGCACCGACATCCGTTACAAATACCACGCACGCGATCTCTGGGCCGTCTACTCGgtcgccatcctcctcgccatcatTGGCGTCGCCTttggcctcgccgccgtccgcgaggAGGGCCTCGTCCGCAACACGCgcttcagcagcatcgtcgccgccacccgGGGCCCGGGgctcgagaagctccccTGGGCCACCTCCCCCAACAGCGATCACcgccccgtcgccggcgccaaggtCGGCTACGGCCTTGTACCGAGAGACCCGCACtctggcgccggcgtcgagacgTATGGCTTCGgcatcgagggcgacgtcaaGCAGCCCCAGCGTGAGGAGGCTGggaggacgccgtcaaggctgGGCAGCCCATTTCAGAGGAGCGCCTTCAATAGGAGGTGGTCGAGATTGAGCACCCAGCAGATGTAATGATTGTAGTTGTTTTTCTGTGATTCAATTCACCCTAGATATCCCAAAACCAAGAGTAGTAACTGTTTAATCATGTGAGTTGGCCCGGCCTTGTTGGTTGCCTATGCTTTCTTTGTTCTCGTCAAGTGCCTTGCTTGTCTTGTTGTCTTGCTTGTGTCAGTATGGACAAGGACAGAGGATGCAACCAGCTCAGGATTTTGCACTCCTAGCAATTGTGTGTACAATGAACCATTCGTTTCGTGCGGCTGCTTCGCCTGATATCTACATTAAGCCATACAATGAGGTGTGGTATCTGCGCTCTGCGCGGTTTGGAATGTCATGCAAACGCCCACCActcccttttcttttcttttcgttGTCCAGCCCAAGGCCATCATCAGAAACGCCGAGAACATGAAAGATGGAATTCCATCCAAGTCCCTCCTACCAATGTCATTATGCCGTCATGTGGTTTTGTCCTTGTTTGATGCTGTGTTTCCCCTGTCATAATATGCTTCTGGTTTGTGAAAACTCCAAATGTCCTATCTTGAAAactccctcctcccacccctcAATGTCAGGTAGTAACATCATAGTTCTTCCGACAGAAGCGCTTGGACTTCTGGCTCGTTGAGAAGTTTGCGCTTTCCGAGCTCCGAGAGAGGCTTGCCATCGCGGACGGCACCAAAGTCGAGAATCTGATATTGTCTTGTtagcatcatcatcaagcCTCTTTTAGCGGTTATGGAGCAAAAACATACCTCGACGTATGTCAAGCTGTCACGCTGGACAGCGGCCACGCAACGCCGCTCGTCAAACTTGACCTGCCAGACCCCGCTAAGATCCGTCAGAAGATCCTGCACGCACTCGCCAGTGCGGATGTCCCACATCTTGACCGTCTTCTCGCTTCCCGAAATCACCTTTCGGCCATCGTGCTGGAAGCAGGTGATGGCACCCGTGTGGGCTGTCAAGACGTTCTTGCACTTTCCGTTCTCCGGGTCCCAGATTCGTAACGTGCTGTCGGCGGCTGCTGATACCAGTCGCTCGTCACGCAAATCCAACAAACCGACGAGAAGGCTGTGTCCCTCAAGCGTGTGCAAGCACGCGCCGGTGTTGAGGTCCCAAATCTTGACCAAGGAATCCATGGAGCCTGAGATGCAGCGATTGCGCTCGTGGTCGAGGACAACGCTATAGACCTTTTGCGAATGACCGTGCAGTACGTGGAGAGATTCGCCAGTGCTGATACGCCAGACTCTGACAGTGCTGTCGTAGCTCCCGCTGACAAGGGTGTCACCGTGGGCAGAAATGGCGCGGACCGAGTGCGTGTGCCCGGAAAGGGTACGGATGAAGTAAGGACAGTCGGCGTCGTTCGCTGGCGGACCCGTCTGGATGTACCGGCGAGACCCGACCTCGGGCAGGCGCCAGACACGAAGCTGACTGTCGCGAGATCCCGTAATAATCAAAGGCTTCGGCGGCATCATGATGGGCTTGCCGTCATGTCCCTTGCCGGTCTCGGTCGGCATCAGGATCTGCAAGCACCGGACAGTGCTGGTGTGGCCATAGAAGACCTGGGTGCAGAGGCCCTTCTCTATGTCCCAGACCCGAACGGATCGGTCCGTCGATCCGGACACCAGCATGTTGCCTTCGTACTGCAGAGCCcagacgccgccctcgtggCCCTCGAGTTTCTTGCGAAGCTTGCCGGTCTTGGTGTCGTAAACATGAATCAAGGTGTCGTCGCTTCCGGTAATGATCTTGTCCTCGTCAAACTGCAGGCAGGTGATGACATGGCGGGGGTGTGCAGCGAACGCAACGTGTCCGGGCTTCACCTTTCCGCTTGTCCAGCTTTGGCGGATCATGTAGTGGCGACGGTAGAGAGACTTGAAGAGGTGCAACTTCTGGAGACCCGGGATGCTTGTCTTTGGATTGGGCAtagcggccgcggccgcgttGGCTGCTGAAAGCGGCCCCTCTGATTTGTGCTGCCTGACCTCTGATTGCATGGCCTCCAAACGAGCGGCGTCCTGGCCGCTAGCCCTGCGCTTCGATCGGTCGGCGCTCGATAGGTTGAGGGCGCGCTTGCGCTTAGAACTTCGCAGCTTGATCGTCGGGTCCGACTTTACGACAACCTTCGTAAGTTCGTTGTCAGCCGACTCCAGTCTGGTCAAGGGTCTCAAGTCGACCTCTGCGCCCGTGACACCAACGGGGTCCTGCCAGCCCCAACCCTGAACGATGGCCTTGTCCAGTTCGCCGGGAGGCAGCGTGAAGCCATCACGATCAAACAGCTCCTTCCATCCAGTTTCGTTCGTGTCGACAATGTTCCGCCAGTGTTTTGAGACTTGGGCAGCTCGGCACAAGTCGCGGTGATCGAGGAAGGACAGAACGTGAAAGCTGAGCTCAAGAGGAAGTTGCTTCAAGAAATCGCACTTCAGAGCGGGGGTGACGACATCGGCAACGAGACGCAGAGTCTTGCGCGGGCAGCGACGGAGAAGGTTATACATGATGAAGCTCTTCATCTCGTTGGGCATCGAGTCAAAGCCCTCCATCATCGTGCGTGCGTTCATCATAGCAGTGTGGGCGTCGAGGTTATCGGGTTGACATGTGCTGCTATCGGCGACCATGGACACGTCGGAGACGtagccgccctcctcggtgGTCTGGGATTCGTGCAACCAGGACTGGTCTCGAAAGCTGACATTGTGTCTGGCGACGACGCTGCTCTGCGGCGAGGCTACATCTTCGTCATCAGAGTCCCTTGAGTTCAgctgggcggcagcgagcGTCGGCGAAAGTCTCGGACTAGGGAGGCTCGCATCCTGCGCAGCCACGGCATCGATGGAGGGTCGGTGGCCGACGGGTCGAAGTAACgcatcctcatcgtcttcatcgtcgtcgacatcatcatcgtcgacaaAGGGCTCGGGGTCTGCGTCGGTTATGGGAGGAGTGGCGACGTTGCTACTGAAGACTGTGAGTGCATCACTGCCGATAGGGCTGTCAGCCTCCTGCGGGTTTGTTTGGCTCGGGCCTGACTCGGGAGGAGTGTGGCTCGTGCGGTTTGGGTGAAGCGATCGGGGTCGCGTTGCCCGTTCGGTGCCGGTGCTGGTGCCAGCGACTTCGGAAGTGTCTGGGGTGGCCAAATAGCCACTCTGCCTGCCTTGGGCGAGTTGACGTCGAAGCCTCTGTGAATGATCCTCAGGGAAGGCGAGACCAGTGGGCCTAGGGTTTCGTGACGGGCGCGAAGGCAGAACGGGGGCCGCGTTGTATGAGGGTGAGGTTTCGCGAGGATTCGACCGCCGTGATCTCCGCTGGTAGGCGTCGGAAGGAGATTTGGCGATGCGTCGAGATATTTCTTGACTGGACTCGTCTTCTTTGAGGAGACCTGCAGGTTgcctctcggcggcggccggtgTCTTGcgctggaaagaaagtcTCGTTAGCGAGTGTGCGGCGGCAGAGGGGCATAACGcgcgggggcggaggggaaGACATACCTTTCTGTTGTAGACAAAGGGGTTATCGGCCATAGggtcggaggaggagccaGTGACGCTGAAGGAGAAGTTTGCGAGTTCGGGGGGCAAAGGCTTCGAGGCCAGAGGATATTCCTTCGAGTCAAGCTCGTGGAGAGGACGAACGTCGCGCAGGTAAATGGGGGGGAAAGTGCGTttggtagtggtggtggtggttgtggtggttgTCTCTATGCACTCGGAAACGGCCAACTGCAAACTTGTCGAGTCGGCGGCATGACCAGAGTTgatgcccttgcccttgccctcgTCGACAGAGAAGGAGACAGTCTGGCTCGAGCGAGGCCGCCGCACCTCGGTAGTGTTTATTTGGGGAccgggcgagggcgtcatGATGCCTCTCTAGTAGGGAAGCGGTGATTTGCGAGGCTGCAGTTTGGGTGAAGGTCAAGGAAGAGTTGATGGATGGCGGATGGGCTCTGGTCCTGGTAGGGGGATCGTCGAGAGAGGAGGATTTTCGGATCGAGATCGGGTTACAAAGCTGGATCAGGATCCGAGGCGAGGAGCGAGGGGCGAAGGGGCGAAGGAGGTGAAGGTGGTGAGGGTGGTGAAGGTGGTGAGGGTGACAACGCGGGCCAGGTTTGTGAGATTGAGTGAGGGTCGGGGGGATTTCcaaggtggcggcgggctgggtTACGGATACAGGTCGGGGGCACTGGCACTGGCAGTACTGGCAACACTGCGCAGTGAAGCGACGGCGACCGAGTGTTAGTGGAGGTGGAGAATTTTTGGCGGCAGCGTGAGCGAGGGTGGCCGTGGATCAAAGGCGAGCGGAAGCGGTACGGGGCAGGCGGCAAGAATTTGGGTACAGCCTATGGCCTGTAGCCTACTGCCTACAGGCGGTATCGGaaggtacctaccttagTTAGCATCAGTGGGAAGAAGGCGCGACTTGTGTGATGGAGCGGGCGCCGTGCAGGTGTGTTTAGCGTTGCTGTTGCGCGGCGGTACCTTTACTGTGTGGATTAGACCACCGAGGTACCTGCGTGGGAATAGAACTTGGcaaggtggtggtggaaggTGGAGTAGGTGAGCAcggcacagcagcagcccac
This genomic interval carries:
- a CDS encoding WD repeat domain-containing protein, coding for MTPSPGPQINTTEVRRPRSSQTVSFSVDEGKGKGINSGHAADSTSLQLAVSECIETTTTTTTTTTKRTFPPIYLRDVRPLHELDSKEYPLASKPLPPELANFSFSVTGSSSDPMADNPFVYNRKRKTPAAAERQPAGLLKEDESSQEISRRIAKSPSDAYQRRSRRSNPRETSPSYNAAPVLPSRPSRNPRPTGLAFPEDHSQRLRRQLAQGRQSGYLATPDTSEVAGTSTGTERATRPRSLHPNRTSHTPPESGPSQTNPQEADSPIGSDALTVFSSNVATPPITDADPEPFVDDDDVDDDEDDEDALLRPVGHRPSIDAVAAQDASLPSPRLSPTLAAAQLNSRDSDDEDVASPQSSVVARHNVSFRDQSWLHESQTTEEGGYVSDVSMVADSSTCQPDNLDAHTAMMNARTMMEGFDSMPNEMKSFIMYNLLRRCPRKTLRLVADVVTPALKCDFLKQLPLELSFHVLSFLDHRDLCRAAQVSKHWRNIVDTNETGWKELFDRDGFTLPPGELDKAIVQGWGWQDPVGVTGAEVDLRPLTRLESADNELTKVVVKSDPTIKLRSSKRKRALNLSSADRSKRRASGQDAARLEAMQSEVRQHKSEGPLSAANAAAAAMPNPKTSIPGLQKLHLFKSLYRRHYMIRQSWTSGKVKPGHVAFAAHPRHVITCLQFDEDKIITGSDDTLIHVYDTKTGKLRKKLEGHEGGVWALQYEGNMLVSGSTDRSVRVWDIEKGLCTQVFYGHTSTVRCLQILMPTETGKGHDGKPIMMPPKPLIITGSRDSQLRVWRLPEVGSRRYIQTGPPANDADCPYFIRTLSGHTHSVRAISAHGDTLVSGSYDSTVRVWRISTGESLHVLHGHSQKVYSVVLDHERNRCISGSMDSLVKIWDLNTGACLHTLEGHSLLVGLLDLRDERLVSAAADSTLRIWDPENGKCKNVLTAHTGAITCFQHDGRKVISGSEKTVKMWDIRTGECVQDLLTDLSGVWQVKFDERRCVAAVQRDSLTYVEILDFGAVRDGKPLSELGKRKLLNEPEVQALLSEEL